In Rissa tridactyla isolate bRisTri1 chromosome 8, bRisTri1.patW.cur.20221130, whole genome shotgun sequence, one genomic interval encodes:
- the HYI gene encoding putative hydroxypyruvate isomerase, with translation MSLRFSANLSWLFPQLPALPARLEAAAAAGFGAVEAAWPAGCPAQALRAAAERAGVRIVLLNTPPGNQEAGEMGLAAVPGRQAAFRQELSAAVQYARAVGCPRIHLMAGRVPLGADRAAVADEMETTFIENLRYAADLLAQEDMIGLVEPINNRITDPRYFLNTPHQAAAILEKVGRPNLKLQLDLFHCQIMDGNLSRNLETYFPLIGHMQIAQVPGRHEPDSPGELNFPYIFELLESLGYSGYVGCEYAPKGDTLEGLGWLRSYWESRGLRHGGTSKAAE, from the exons ATGTCGCTCCGCTTCTCCGCCAACCTCTCCTGGCTCTTCCCGCAGCTCCCGGCGCTGCCGGCGCggctggaggcggcggcggccgccgggttCGGGGCGGTGGAGGCGGCCTGGCCGGCGGGTTGCCCGGCCCAGGCGCTGCGGGCCGCGGCGGAACGGGCCGGGGTGCGGATCGTCCTCCTCAACACCCCTCCCG GGAACCAGGAGGCGGGCGAGATGGGGCTGGCGGCCGTGCCCGGTCGCCAGGCTGCCTTCCGGCAGGAGCTGTCGGCGGCGGTGCAGTACGCCCGGGCGGTGGGCTGCCCCAG GATCCACCTGATGGCAGGGCGGGTTCCCCTGGGCGCAGACCGGGCAGCAGTGGCAGATGAGATGGAAACCACCTTCATCGAGAATCTCAGATATGCTGCTGACCTCCTGGCCCAG GAAGACATGATTGGACTAGTGGAGCCTATTAACAACCGCATCACTGACCCTCGCTACTTTCTGAACACCCCGCACCAAG CTGCTGCCATCCTGGAGAAGGTGGGACGGCCCAACCTGAAGCTGCAGCTG GACCTCTTTCACTGCCAGATCATGGATGGGAATTTGTCTCGCAACCTGGAAACATACTTCCCACTCATTG GTCATATGCAGATTGCACAGGTGCCAGGGCGGCATGAGCCCGATAGTCCTGGGGAGTTGAACTTCCCCTACATCTTTGAGCTCCTGGAGTCCCTCGGCTACAGTGGCTACGTGGGGTGCGAGTATGCTCCAAAAG GAGACACTCTGGAAGGTCTGGGCTGGCTGCGCTCGTACTGGGAGAGCCGAGGCTTGCGGCATGGTGGGACCAGCAAAGCAGCAGAGTAA